From the genome of Streptomyces sp. NBC_01317, one region includes:
- a CDS encoding alpha/beta fold hydrolase: MSRASRAADDVVARHHASGHTFRAGGIRGFTLDQGEGPPVVCLHGAPTSSFLYRKLVPELAARGFRGVAPDFPGAGLGARPLAFDYTWSGLARWTDRAMDALGIDRCHLVVHDTGGPVGFEWAITRPERVLSLTALDTLVDVAAYRPPPSMRPFTVPVAGEAWLPMLRPPVSRRLFRRVGLADGSSLTDAEVDAHFALVTRQDAGRAFLKIMRGFELTGAKQAFYYEGLASRPYPAQVVWARDDPILGLPRLRAVLDALGVGSPTVLAGRHYLQEEQAPAIAAVVAELAGA, translated from the coding sequence ATGTCTCGCGCGTCCCGTGCGGCCGACGACGTGGTCGCACGGCACCACGCCTCCGGTCACACCTTCCGGGCCGGCGGGATCCGCGGCTTCACCCTGGACCAGGGCGAGGGCCCGCCGGTGGTGTGCCTGCACGGCGCGCCCACCAGCTCGTTCCTCTACCGCAAGCTCGTGCCGGAGCTGGCGGCGCGGGGGTTCCGTGGCGTCGCCCCCGACTTTCCCGGCGCCGGCCTGGGGGCCCGGCCGCTCGCGTTCGACTACACCTGGAGCGGTCTCGCCCGGTGGACCGACCGGGCGATGGACGCGCTCGGGATCGACCGGTGTCATCTGGTCGTCCACGACACCGGCGGGCCGGTCGGCTTCGAATGGGCGATCACCCGGCCCGAGCGTGTGCTGTCCCTGACTGCGCTCGACACCCTCGTCGACGTCGCCGCGTACCGGCCGCCCCCGTCGATGCGCCCCTTCACCGTGCCCGTCGCGGGCGAGGCCTGGCTCCCCATGCTGCGCCCGCCGGTCTCCCGGCGGCTCTTCCGGCGGGTGGGCCTCGCCGACGGCTCCTCGCTGACCGACGCGGAGGTGGACGCCCACTTCGCGCTGGTCACGCGCCAGGACGCGGGGCGCGCCTTCCTGAAGATCATGCGCGGTTTCGAGCTGACCGGCGCCAAGCAGGCCTTCTACTACGAGGGCCTCGCGTCCCGCCCGTATCCCGCCCAGGTGGTCTGGGCCCGCGACGACCCGATCCTGGGGCTGCCCCGGCTGCGGGCGGTGCTGGACGCGCTCGGGGTCGGTTCCCCGACCGTCCTCGCGGGCCGGCACTACCTCCAGGAGGAGCAGGCCCCGGCCATCGCCGCGGTGGTCGCGGAGCTGGCCGGGGCGTGA
- a CDS encoding GNAT family N-acetyltransferase, translated as MSVVESIHDSAPQFANSRDYYVGYGDKKRSDDPEFMIYRSHLMKPRRNGVLRYTRGEGELDAAIARAHTELDPVPWLWWAGADSSAGLADHLLARGAAQVGVLPLMAAEIDRLDPPTAPPGVSVEEVNGRRELAAWVASYSPSFGLTPGQVTGNQANEAHRADAPGSLVRFAARLDGRVVGTSALFDRHGVAGVYVVSTEPAYRGRGIGAFLTLVALRAGRERGLRIGTLQASTDGERLYSRMGFRTVAYYRQFQLPRL; from the coding sequence ATGAGCGTTGTCGAATCGATCCACGATTCCGCACCCCAGTTCGCGAATTCACGGGACTACTACGTCGGATACGGCGATAAAAAGCGTTCCGACGACCCCGAATTCATGATCTACCGCAGTCATCTCATGAAACCGCGACGAAACGGAGTGCTCAGATACACCCGTGGCGAGGGCGAACTCGACGCGGCGATCGCGCGGGCCCACACGGAGCTGGACCCCGTCCCGTGGCTGTGGTGGGCCGGGGCGGACAGCTCCGCCGGGCTCGCGGACCACCTCCTCGCCCGGGGCGCCGCGCAGGTCGGCGTGCTGCCGCTGATGGCCGCGGAGATCGACCGGCTCGATCCGCCGACCGCCCCGCCCGGCGTGAGCGTCGAGGAGGTCAACGGCCGGCGGGAGCTGGCCGCATGGGTCGCCTCGTACTCCCCGTCCTTCGGTCTCACGCCCGGACAGGTCACCGGCAACCAGGCCAACGAGGCCCACCGGGCGGACGCACCGGGCAGCCTGGTCCGGTTCGCCGCCCGGCTCGACGGACGTGTCGTCGGCACGTCCGCGCTGTTCGACCGGCACGGCGTCGCGGGGGTGTATGTCGTGAGTACGGAACCCGCGTACCGGGGGCGCGGCATCGGCGCGTTCCTGACGCTCGTGGCCCTGCGGGCCGGCCGTGAACGGGGCCTGCGGATCGGCACGCTCCAGGCCAGCACGGACGGCGAGCGGCTGTATTCGCGCATGGGTTTTCGAACCGTCGCGTATTACCGGCAGTTCCAACTGCCCCGGCTCTGA
- a CDS encoding helix-turn-helix domain-containing protein — protein MSEPRSAPTVGQLVLSRRLRVLREKAGLTREQAGALLRVTAATVRRMEAAEVGLKIPYVQMLLPAYGVPEPEIAVFLQLADEASRPGWWQHFHDILPDWFSGYVSLEEAARTIRTYEPHFVPGLLQTEEYARAILAPGALGLASSPARIERQVALRLERQTLLTRSDAPVVWAVLDETVLRRPVGSPALMRAQIDRLLEASELPHVTIQMAEFASGHHPGTYSPFTLFRFDLPELPDMVYIEHLTGALYLDGHAEVTAHMEAMDRMVAHAESAHRTRRLIAGIRAEL, from the coding sequence GTGAGCGAGCCACGGTCGGCACCGACGGTCGGTCAGCTCGTCCTCAGCAGGCGGCTGCGCGTACTGCGGGAGAAGGCCGGCCTCACCCGTGAACAGGCCGGTGCGTTGCTCCGGGTCACCGCCGCCACCGTCCGCCGGATGGAGGCGGCCGAGGTCGGGCTCAAGATCCCGTACGTCCAGATGCTGCTGCCCGCGTACGGCGTGCCGGAGCCGGAGATCGCGGTGTTCCTCCAGCTGGCGGACGAGGCGAGCCGGCCGGGCTGGTGGCAGCATTTCCACGACATCCTGCCGGACTGGTTCAGCGGTTACGTCAGCCTCGAAGAGGCCGCCAGGACCATCCGTACGTACGAGCCGCACTTCGTGCCCGGCCTGCTCCAGACCGAGGAGTACGCCCGGGCGATCCTCGCGCCGGGCGCGCTGGGCCTGGCGAGCAGCCCCGCGCGGATCGAGCGCCAGGTCGCGCTGCGGCTGGAGCGCCAGACGCTGCTCACCCGCTCCGACGCCCCGGTCGTCTGGGCCGTGCTGGACGAGACGGTGCTGCGCCGGCCCGTCGGCTCGCCCGCGCTGATGCGGGCGCAGATCGACCGGCTGCTGGAGGCCTCCGAACTGCCCCACGTGACCATCCAGATGGCGGAGTTCGCGTCCGGCCACCACCCGGGGACGTACAGCCCCTTCACCCTCTTCCGCTTCGACCTCCCCGAACTGCCCGACATGGTCTACATCGAGCACCTGACCGGGGCGCTGTACCTCGACGGGCACGCCGAGGTGACGGCGCACATGGAGGCGATGGACCGGATGGTCGCGCACGCGGAGTCCGCGCACCGCACCCGCCGGCTCATCGCCGGAATCCGCGCCGAGCTGTGA
- a CDS encoding aldo/keto reductase yields the protein MTPSSAPGPAPRRDFPLGGTTTIPRLGFGAMQLPVARNGSAHDRNAALAVARRAVELGARHLDTAAFYFSGDVRANDLLREALYPYPADLTIATKVGPLRNPDGEMYGEATAGQLRPEVERNLRELGVDVLDLVYLRVGRLSAKGGPPLGERFAVLAALRDEGLIRHLGVSNVSAGQLAEARAVAPVAAVQNRFGVLDQEDVALVDTCAAAGIAYMPFFALGGSHGTLADDHLRAVAERHGATAHQVALAWGLARSPSIVQIPGTASLSHLEQNMAASDLVLDPADVALLGAAAG from the coding sequence ATGACTCCCTCCTCCGCACCCGGCCCCGCCCCCCGGCGCGACTTCCCGCTCGGCGGTACCACCACGATTCCCCGGCTGGGCTTCGGCGCGATGCAGCTGCCGGTCGCGCGGAACGGCTCCGCCCACGACCGGAACGCCGCGCTGGCGGTCGCGCGCCGGGCAGTCGAGCTGGGCGCCCGCCACCTGGACACCGCCGCCTTCTACTTCTCCGGCGACGTGCGCGCGAACGACCTGCTGCGCGAGGCGCTGTACCCGTACCCCGCCGATCTGACGATCGCCACCAAGGTCGGCCCGCTGCGGAACCCGGACGGCGAGATGTACGGGGAGGCCACCGCCGGGCAACTGCGTCCGGAGGTGGAGCGGAACCTGCGGGAACTCGGCGTCGACGTCCTCGACCTGGTGTATCTGCGGGTGGGCCGGCTCTCCGCGAAGGGCGGCCCGCCGCTCGGCGAGCGCTTCGCCGTCCTGGCCGCGCTGCGGGACGAAGGGCTGATCCGCCACCTCGGCGTCAGCAACGTGTCCGCCGGGCAACTCGCCGAGGCCAGGGCCGTCGCACCGGTCGCCGCGGTGCAGAACCGCTTCGGTGTGCTCGACCAGGAGGACGTGGCGCTGGTCGACACCTGTGCGGCCGCCGGCATCGCGTACATGCCGTTCTTCGCCCTGGGCGGCAGCCACGGCACCCTCGCCGACGACCACCTGCGCGCGGTCGCCGAGCGCCACGGCGCGACCGCGCACCAGGTGGCGCTCGCCTGGGGCCTCGCGCGGTCGCCGTCCATCGTCCAGATCCCCGGCACCGCCTCGCTCTCCCATCTGGAGCAGAACATGGCGGCGTCCGACCTCGTCCTCGACCCGGCCGACGTGGCCCTGCTCGGCGCGGCGGCCGGCTGA